One Myotis daubentonii chromosome 3, mMyoDau2.1, whole genome shotgun sequence genomic window carries:
- the RAB42 gene encoding ras-related protein Rab-42 isoform X2: protein MTRSFYRNVVGVLLVFDVTNRKSFEHIPDWHQEVMATQGPDKAVFLLLGHKSDLESTRCVSAQEAEELAASLGMAFMETSAKKNCNVDQAFQTLANAIQQALQQGDIKLEEDWGGIRLIKPQIPRLPSRKQHAGPCQC, encoded by the coding sequence ATGACCAGGTCTTTTTACCGGAATGTGGTGGGTGTCCTGCTGGTTTTCGATGTGACAAACAGGAAGTCCTTTGAACACATCCCAGActggcaccaggaggtcatggccaCTCAGGGCCCGGACAAGGCAGtcttcctgctcctgggccaCAAGAGTGACCTGGAGAGCACCCGCTGTGTCTcggcccaggaggcagaggagctgGCTGCCTCCCTGGGCATGGCCTTCATGGAAACCTCAGCCAAAAAGAACTGCAATGTGGACCAGGCTTTCCAGACACTTGCCAACGCCATCCAGCAGGCCCTGCAGCAGGGGGACATCAAGCTGGAGGAGGACTGGGGAGGCATCCGGCTCATCAAGCCTCAAATCCCCAGGCTCCCCAGCAGGAAGCAGCATGCAGGCCCCTGCCAGTGTTGA
- the RAB42 gene encoding ras-related protein Rab-42 isoform X1 codes for MEGKGCRYQFRVVVLGDATVGKTSLLRRFVEGAAGTLEPEPELEAAPTVGVEFYGRALQLPAGPWVKLQLWDTAGQERFRCMTRSFYRNVVGVLLVFDVTNRKSFEHIPDWHQEVMATQGPDKAVFLLLGHKSDLESTRCVSAQEAEELAASLGMAFMETSAKKNCNVDQAFQTLANAIQQALQQGDIKLEEDWGGIRLIKPQIPRLPSRKQHAGPCQC; via the exons atggaggggaagggctgccGCTACCAGTTTCGGGTCGTGGTGCTGGGGGACGCGACGGTGGGTAAGACATCGCTGCTGCGACGCTTCGTGGAGGGCGCGGCCGGGACCCTGGAGCCCGAGCCGGAGCTGGAGGCGGCGCCCACCGTGGGCGTCGAGTTCTACGGCCGCGCGCTGCAGCTGCCGGCGGGCCCGTGGGTCAAGCTGCAGCTCTGGGACACCGCGGGCCAGGAGCGCTTCAG GTGCATGACCAGGTCTTTTTACCGGAATGTGGTGGGTGTCCTGCTGGTTTTCGATGTGACAAACAGGAAGTCCTTTGAACACATCCCAGActggcaccaggaggtcatggccaCTCAGGGCCCGGACAAGGCAGtcttcctgctcctgggccaCAAGAGTGACCTGGAGAGCACCCGCTGTGTCTcggcccaggaggcagaggagctgGCTGCCTCCCTGGGCATGGCCTTCATGGAAACCTCAGCCAAAAAGAACTGCAATGTGGACCAGGCTTTCCAGACACTTGCCAACGCCATCCAGCAGGCCCTGCAGCAGGGGGACATCAAGCTGGAGGAGGACTGGGGAGGCATCCGGCTCATCAAGCCTCAAATCCCCAGGCTCCCCAGCAGGAAGCAGCATGCAGGCCCCTGCCAGTGTTGA